One region of Permianibacter fluminis genomic DNA includes:
- a CDS encoding XRE family transcriptional regulator, whose product MAQTELLMDALKRQLRSAGVTYAQVAAALELSEASIKRLMSSGDLSLDRVQAICALCGIDLFDLVQVAERERRSLSQLDESLEAELVADEKLLLVTYLVLNDWSMAQVLTHYQFTEPELIRLLIRLDRMRLIDLLPGNRIRLRTARDFAWRPGGPIQQFFDMNVRESFFAGDFRDEGYQRFLPSMVTRATAEKIRERLLKTAQDIGELVRFDASQPAEQREGCSVLLAFRLWGYPGFARWRREPNS is encoded by the coding sequence ATGGCCCAAACCGAGTTACTGATGGACGCGCTGAAGCGGCAGTTGCGCAGCGCCGGGGTGACCTATGCCCAGGTGGCAGCGGCGCTGGAATTGTCCGAAGCCAGCATCAAGCGGCTGATGAGCTCGGGTGATCTGAGCCTGGATCGGGTGCAGGCCATTTGCGCGCTGTGCGGGATTGATCTGTTTGATCTGGTGCAGGTAGCAGAGCGTGAACGGCGCTCGCTGAGTCAGCTGGATGAGTCGCTGGAAGCGGAGCTGGTCGCCGACGAGAAGCTGCTCCTGGTGACCTATCTGGTGCTGAATGATTGGTCGATGGCGCAGGTGCTGACCCATTACCAATTCACCGAGCCGGAATTGATCCGACTGTTGATTCGTCTGGATCGCATGCGGCTGATCGATTTGTTGCCCGGCAACCGCATCCGCTTGCGTACCGCGCGCGATTTTGCTTGGCGGCCGGGCGGGCCGATTCAGCAATTTTTTGACATGAACGTGCGCGAGAGTTTTTTTGCCGGCGACTTTCGCGACGAGGGTTATCAGCGGTTTTTGCCCAGCATGGTGACCCGTGCCACCGCTGAGAAAATTCGTGAGCGCTTGTTGAAAACTGCGCAAGACATCGGCGAGTTGGTTCGGTTCGACGCCAGTCAGCCGGCCGAGCAGCGCGAAGGCTGCTCGGTGCTGCTGGCGTTTCGCTTGTGGGGCTATCCGGGCTTTGCCCGCTGGCGACGCGAGCCTAATTCGTGA
- a CDS encoding alpha/beta fold hydrolase, which yields MKPILVLLPGLDGSGQLFTPLLTALGDDFDCRVLALPTDGEQTPITLAQRLLQQLPTQRFVLLAESFSGAIAAEIATMQPANLAGLILVATFLQTPRPWLLQMPKPVVWLGWRLHRPLVALWWPFCGYRSDVSTRDRVLASLRILPWSTLWQRLQAIRTLPARPFNILCPAISIHAQADRLIPASARAQLDCVASSRSMRGPHFLLQSEPVAAATLIRDWFDITFPETG from the coding sequence ATGAAACCGATACTGGTGCTGTTGCCAGGCCTTGACGGCAGCGGCCAGCTGTTTACGCCACTGTTGACGGCACTCGGCGATGACTTCGATTGTCGAGTGCTGGCCTTGCCGACTGACGGTGAGCAGACGCCGATCACTTTGGCGCAGCGACTGCTTCAACAATTGCCGACGCAGCGCTTTGTTCTGCTGGCAGAATCGTTCTCGGGCGCGATTGCCGCCGAGATTGCCACGATGCAGCCGGCAAATCTGGCCGGTCTGATTTTGGTTGCCACGTTTTTGCAAACGCCGAGGCCATGGTTATTGCAGATGCCGAAGCCGGTGGTCTGGCTTGGCTGGCGTTTGCATCGGCCACTGGTGGCATTGTGGTGGCCATTCTGCGGTTATCGGTCCGATGTCAGTACTCGTGATCGGGTTTTGGCATCATTACGGATTTTGCCATGGTCAACGTTGTGGCAACGGTTGCAAGCCATTCGGACTCTGCCAGCGCGGCCATTCAACATTCTCTGTCCCGCCATCAGCATTCACGCGCAAGCTGATCGGTTGATACCGGCGTCAGCTCGCGCACAACTGGACTGCGTGGCATCGTCGCGCAGCATGCGCGGACCACATTTTTTACTGCAGTCCGAGCCGGTTGCCGCGGCAACGCTGATCCGCGATTGGTTCGACATCACTTTTCCCGAAACTGGGTGA
- a CDS encoding glutathione S-transferase family protein, translated as MLELFAAATPNGYKISIALAELDLPYQLRLLDLKKNEQKQPWFLAINPNGRIPALVDHDHDDFAVFESGAILIYLAEKTGKLLPREPKARSQTLQWLMFQMAGIGPMQGQAHHFRHYAPQRVPYGIERYTKETARLYGVLNERLGRSKYLGCNELTIADIAVWPWIASHARAGQDLNQFPALKRWHDELAMRPAFQKGRQMLAAR; from the coding sequence ATGCTGGAACTCTTTGCCGCGGCCACCCCGAATGGCTACAAGATTTCGATTGCGCTGGCGGAGCTGGATTTGCCGTATCAGCTGCGCTTGCTGGATTTAAAAAAGAACGAACAGAAACAACCGTGGTTTCTGGCGATCAATCCAAACGGCCGCATTCCGGCATTGGTTGATCATGACCATGATGATTTTGCCGTGTTCGAATCCGGGGCGATTCTGATCTACCTCGCGGAAAAGACCGGCAAGCTGCTGCCGCGCGAACCCAAGGCCCGTTCCCAGACCTTGCAATGGCTGATGTTCCAGATGGCCGGTATCGGGCCGATGCAAGGTCAGGCCCATCATTTTCGCCATTACGCGCCACAGCGCGTGCCGTATGGCATCGAACGCTATACCAAGGAAACCGCGCGGCTGTATGGTGTGCTCAATGAGCGACTCGGTCGCAGCAAATACCTCGGCTGCAATGAACTGACCATCGCCGACATTGCCGTCTGGCCATGGATCGCGTCGCACGCCCGCGCCGGTCAGGATCTGAATCAGTTTCCGGCGCTGAAACGCTGGCATGATGAATTGGCGATGCGGCCCGCGTTTCAGAAAGGTCGACAAATGCTGGCCGCACGCTGA
- the groL gene encoding chaperonin GroEL (60 kDa chaperone family; promotes refolding of misfolded polypeptides especially under stressful conditions; forms two stacked rings of heptamers to form a barrel-shaped 14mer; ends can be capped by GroES; misfolded proteins enter the barrel where they are refolded when GroES binds): MAAKDVRFGDEARAKMLNGVNILANAVKVTLGPKGRNVVLDKSFGSPTITKDGVSVAKEIELENKFENMGAQMVKEVASQTSDVAGDGTTTATVLAQAILVEGMKLVAAGMNPMDLKRGIDKAAAVIVEDLKKLSKPCSDDKAIAQVGTISANSDEAIGRIIADAMKKVGKEGVITVEEGSGLENELNVVEGMQFDRGYLSPYFINKQENMSAEHENAFVLLVDKKISNIRDLLPVLEGVAKAGRPLLIIAEDVEGEALATLVVNTLRGIVKVAAVKAPGFGDRRKAMLEDIAVLTGGTVISEEIGLSLEKATLKDLGQAKRIQITKENTTIIDGAGDHKNIEARVKQIRAQIEETSSDYDREKLQERVAKLAGGVAVIKVGATTEVEMKEKKARVEDALHATRAAVEEGVVPGGGVALVRTLKALEGLKGINSDQDAGINLLKRAITAPLRQIVANAGEEPSVILDKVVAGSGNYGYNAATGVYGDMVEFGVLDPTKVTRTALQNAASVAGLMLTTECMVSELPKKDAGPAMPAGGGMGGMDF; encoded by the coding sequence ATGGCTGCTAAAGACGTACGCTTCGGTGACGAAGCTCGCGCAAAGATGCTCAATGGCGTCAACATTCTCGCCAACGCTGTCAAAGTGACGCTGGGCCCGAAAGGCCGTAACGTCGTGCTGGACAAGAGCTTCGGCTCGCCGACCATCACCAAAGACGGTGTTTCGGTTGCCAAAGAAATCGAACTGGAAAACAAGTTCGAAAACATGGGCGCCCAGATGGTCAAAGAAGTCGCTTCGCAGACTTCGGACGTCGCCGGTGACGGCACCACCACTGCAACCGTGCTGGCCCAGGCCATTTTGGTTGAAGGCATGAAGCTGGTTGCCGCCGGCATGAACCCGATGGATCTGAAGCGCGGTATCGACAAAGCTGCCGCCGTGATCGTCGAAGATCTGAAGAAACTGAGCAAGCCATGCTCGGACGACAAGGCCATTGCCCAGGTCGGCACCATTTCGGCTAACAGCGACGAAGCCATCGGCCGCATCATTGCTGACGCGATGAAGAAAGTCGGTAAAGAAGGCGTGATCACCGTCGAAGAAGGTTCGGGTCTGGAAAACGAGCTGAACGTCGTCGAAGGTATGCAGTTCGATCGTGGTTACCTGTCGCCGTACTTCATCAACAAGCAGGAAAACATGAGCGCCGAGCACGAAAACGCGTTTGTGCTGCTGGTTGACAAGAAAATCTCCAACATCCGTGATCTGCTGCCGGTGCTGGAAGGCGTTGCCAAAGCCGGTCGTCCGCTGCTGATCATCGCCGAAGACGTCGAAGGCGAAGCGCTGGCCACGCTGGTGGTCAACACCCTGCGCGGCATCGTCAAGGTTGCTGCGGTCAAGGCCCCGGGTTTCGGCGATCGCCGCAAGGCCATGCTGGAAGACATCGCTGTGCTGACCGGCGGTACCGTGATTTCGGAAGAAATCGGTCTCAGCTTGGAAAAAGCCACGCTGAAAGATCTCGGCCAGGCCAAGCGCATCCAGATCACCAAAGAAAACACCACCATCATTGATGGTGCCGGTGATCACAAAAACATCGAAGCCCGCGTCAAGCAAATCCGCGCGCAAATCGAAGAGACCTCGTCGGACTACGACCGTGAGAAGCTGCAAGAGCGCGTCGCCAAACTGGCCGGCGGCGTTGCCGTGATCAAAGTCGGTGCCACCACCGAAGTCGAAATGAAAGAGAAGAAAGCCCGCGTTGAAGACGCGCTGCACGCCACCCGTGCTGCCGTTGAAGAAGGCGTGGTACCTGGCGGCGGTGTCGCACTGGTCCGCACCCTGAAAGCGCTGGAAGGCCTGAAAGGCATCAACAGCGATCAGGACGCCGGCATCAACCTGCTGAAGCGCGCCATCACCGCGCCGCTGCGTCAGATCGTTGCCAACGCCGGCGAAGAGCCGAGCGTGATCCTGGACAAGGTCGTTGCCGGTTCGGGTAACTACGGTTACAACGCCGCCACTGGCGTGTACGGCGACATGGTCGAGTTCGGCGTGCTGGATCCGACCAAGGTCACCCGCACTGCGCTGCAAAACGCCGCGTCGGTTGCCGGTCTGATGCTGACCACCGAGTGCATGGTCTCCGAGCTGCCGAAGAAAGACGCTGGCCCGGCTATGCCGGCTGGCGGTGGCATGGGCGGCATGGATTTCTAA
- the groES gene encoding co-chaperone GroES, translated as MNLRPLHDRVVVRRLEEERMSAGGIVIPDNATEKPSKGEVVAVGPGKRLDNGSVAALSVKVGEKVLFGKYSGTEVKVDGKEFVVLREEDLFAVIG; from the coding sequence ATGAACCTGCGTCCGTTGCATGACCGCGTTGTGGTCCGTCGCCTGGAAGAAGAGCGGATGTCCGCTGGCGGCATCGTGATCCCTGACAACGCCACCGAAAAGCCGAGCAAAGGCGAAGTCGTGGCTGTCGGCCCGGGCAAGCGTCTGGACAACGGCAGCGTCGCTGCCCTGTCGGTGAAAGTCGGTGAGAAAGTGCTGTTCGGCAAGTACAGCGGCACCGAAGTGAAAGTCGACGGCAAAGAGTTTGTTGTGCTGCGCGAAGAAGATCTGTTCGCGGTGATTGGTTAA
- a CDS encoding choice-of-anchor N protein, which translates to MLFPNIKKWIFALALSAAPAVHALPVLQLYVEGGTYDVASETWVVTENDFTVWVIGNTGQRGTITGANGLGGVSLVVSTQGGDLANLSITPTLAGCCDVVDPSLAGNPIATLSGTGHHSVLADHGIFNQPGIAWQQFDLGVFALTDSLIGDATQGAWPVDVDGNFHGQINAYHVTMLGDFDFLHFDGFGYTNDGRRYVFAPFSHDAEALPPPPHIEVPVPATLSLFSLGAFLLARRRK; encoded by the coding sequence ATGCTGTTCCCGAATATCAAGAAATGGATCTTCGCGCTCGCCCTGAGCGCAGCCCCTGCCGTGCATGCCTTGCCGGTCCTCCAGCTGTACGTTGAAGGCGGTACCTATGACGTTGCCAGCGAAACCTGGGTGGTAACGGAGAACGATTTCACCGTCTGGGTCATTGGTAACACCGGCCAACGCGGCACCATCACCGGCGCCAATGGCCTTGGTGGTGTCAGCCTGGTGGTCTCGACCCAAGGTGGTGATCTGGCCAATCTGTCGATTACCCCGACTCTGGCCGGCTGCTGCGACGTGGTCGACCCGTCCTTGGCCGGCAACCCGATTGCAACCCTTTCGGGCACTGGTCATCACAGCGTGCTGGCCGACCACGGCATCTTCAATCAACCGGGTATCGCTTGGCAGCAATTCGACCTCGGCGTATTTGCCCTGACCGACTCGCTGATTGGCGACGCCACTCAAGGCGCGTGGCCGGTCGATGTGGATGGCAATTTCCACGGTCAAATCAATGCCTACCACGTCACCATGCTGGGCGATTTCGATTTCCTGCATTTTGATGGTTTTGGCTACACCAACGATGGTCGCCGCTACGTGTTTGCACCGTTCTCGCACGACGCCGAAGCGCTGCCACCACCGCCGCACATCGAAGTGCCGGTGCCGGCTACATTGTCGCTGTTCTCGCTCGGAGCCTTCTTGCTGGCACGTCGCCGCAAATAA
- a CDS encoding beta propeller repeat protein: protein MSRTNWRQFAAILLATFLTGCGTIPTANLWQYKQVGVPKDRGAVVMNVANNAHRIGTISNWDYITLTSKTNPNKSFNLNAADHVGSTSSRAFIGALPADEYFLQTIGGSEAGYNVTYFNWLNPGEKFGSFTVEAGRLTDLGTVIYLPDPINKQSYALGRAPLPTPLMALHQKEMPSVFSKLKNEAPLGWKDGSTYLTPILMFAKRAALANGDWSRDRDGNLLLPGKFGQIKRRAPDGKWQHFDTGLIEDLTWVGQGLDGRYVALAEFNRLLTAPTLAGPWTVRDAGRGDGLPLAAGTLADGRVYLAVRLQRAATGPNTLALLIEDGQGGWVDRDRMPFSGPLAHNGIARWDGERLYLLEPGEHLWIYQPATDTISKQVTKIERLIPSWSGPLAAATTHAFSKDEQWISTDRGQNWAPLNEYKRPEKSLVPLDIAIPVGDRLFARARKNGEAFGDQIWTQSSDAGKTWQPDDSFSYACAEYLRDGWFQNDGQKLWQVCSNGWVYRRDDLNSMWQVDWRPLL from the coding sequence ATGAGCAGGACGAACTGGCGCCAGTTTGCGGCCATTTTGCTGGCAACGTTCTTGACCGGTTGCGGCACGATTCCCACCGCCAATCTGTGGCAATACAAGCAGGTTGGCGTGCCGAAAGATCGCGGTGCGGTGGTGATGAACGTCGCCAACAATGCGCATCGCATTGGCACGATCAGCAACTGGGATTACATCACGCTGACCAGCAAGACCAATCCGAACAAGAGTTTCAATCTCAATGCAGCGGATCACGTTGGCAGCACCAGTTCGCGGGCCTTCATTGGTGCGCTGCCTGCCGACGAGTATTTTCTGCAGACCATTGGTGGCAGCGAAGCCGGTTACAACGTCACCTATTTCAACTGGCTGAATCCGGGTGAAAAATTTGGCAGCTTCACGGTGGAAGCGGGCCGGCTGACCGATTTGGGCACCGTGATCTACCTGCCGGATCCGATCAACAAGCAGAGTTACGCGCTCGGCCGGGCACCGTTGCCGACACCGCTGATGGCGCTGCACCAGAAAGAAATGCCCAGCGTATTCAGCAAGCTGAAAAATGAGGCGCCGTTGGGCTGGAAGGACGGCTCAACGTATCTGACGCCGATCCTGATGTTTGCCAAACGCGCGGCGCTGGCCAATGGTGACTGGAGTCGGGATCGTGACGGCAATCTGCTGTTGCCCGGCAAGTTCGGCCAGATCAAGCGTCGGGCTCCGGATGGCAAATGGCAGCATTTCGACACGGGTCTTATCGAAGATCTGACCTGGGTGGGCCAGGGACTGGATGGTCGCTATGTGGCGTTGGCCGAATTCAACCGTTTGCTGACGGCGCCGACACTGGCCGGGCCGTGGACGGTGCGCGATGCCGGTCGTGGCGATGGTCTGCCGCTGGCTGCCGGAACGCTGGCTGATGGTCGTGTCTATCTGGCCGTGCGTTTGCAACGTGCTGCTACCGGCCCCAATACGCTGGCCCTGCTGATCGAAGACGGTCAGGGTGGCTGGGTCGATCGCGATCGGATGCCGTTCTCGGGTCCGCTGGCGCACAACGGTATTGCCCGCTGGGACGGCGAGCGTTTGTATCTGCTCGAACCGGGCGAACATTTGTGGATTTACCAACCGGCGACCGACACGATCAGCAAGCAGGTCACCAAAATCGAGCGTTTGATTCCGAGCTGGAGCGGCCCGTTGGCGGCGGCCACCACGCACGCGTTCAGCAAGGATGAACAGTGGATCAGTACCGACCGTGGCCAGAACTGGGCGCCGCTGAATGAGTACAAACGGCCGGAAAAATCTCTGGTACCGCTTGATATCGCGATTCCGGTCGGTGATCGGTTGTTTGCCCGTGCGCGCAAGAATGGCGAGGCGTTTGGTGATCAGATCTGGACCCAATCCAGCGATGCCGGCAAAACCTGGCAACCGGACGACAGCTTCTCTTACGCCTGCGCTGAATACCTGCGTGACGGCTGGTTCCAGAACGATGGCCAGAAGCTTTGGCAGGTTTGCAGCAACGGTTGGGTGTATCGTCGCGACGACTTGAACAGCATGTGGCAAGTCGACTGGCGGCCGCTGTTGTAA
- a CDS encoding tetratricopeptide repeat protein encodes MRSLPIATLVALMLFAFPSVHADDSTDPAKVQRFEVYKELAEQGDARAQFQLGTQYFLGQGTAADKVVGVQWIRKAADAGVADAQEFFAMALQEGVGTERNVAEAQRWFVKAAEQGKARSQRLLAAMLLTGTGGEKNAEQARIWLTKAAEQNDSDAVYLLGLSHFDGAFGTPDYAQAKLWLSKAYISGKPEAADYVGQIHERGVLGSADVVQAVSWYLANYRLNEATSLLRLSLLVAAHPEWTVLKDERLQLSPVLGQADDAAMLTTLRAELAAGDATALLSYGVLQYLGARGVSKDHKAAFASFKAAADKGSADARFLVARQYASGDGVEANRVLALQGLQALVNENHLLAQAYLGHMLRFDSLTARNVGEAERLLTTAAQRGSIGAASLLAYLYETGKDFSKDNKKAFEHQLQAARGGMPFAQSQVAGMYFYGTGVSDDKAAASAWLALSKRVVTPSTSWESRLESELRDKDRKRATRLLGELQAQQPTPLAVLPALAVGK; translated from the coding sequence ATGCGGTCTTTGCCTATCGCGACGCTAGTCGCGCTGATGTTGTTTGCCTTTCCTTCGGTGCATGCGGATGACAGCACCGACCCCGCCAAAGTGCAGCGTTTCGAGGTGTACAAAGAGCTGGCTGAGCAAGGCGATGCCCGTGCGCAATTCCAGCTCGGAACTCAGTATTTTCTGGGACAGGGCACGGCGGCAGACAAAGTCGTCGGCGTGCAATGGATACGCAAAGCGGCGGATGCCGGCGTCGCCGATGCCCAGGAATTTTTTGCCATGGCCTTGCAGGAAGGGGTTGGCACGGAACGCAATGTCGCCGAGGCGCAGCGCTGGTTCGTCAAAGCCGCCGAGCAAGGCAAGGCACGCTCACAGCGGCTGTTGGCCGCGATGCTGCTGACCGGTACCGGTGGCGAAAAAAATGCCGAGCAAGCGCGCATCTGGTTGACCAAGGCGGCTGAGCAAAATGACAGCGATGCGGTGTATCTGCTCGGGCTCAGTCATTTCGACGGCGCGTTCGGCACACCGGACTATGCGCAGGCCAAGCTGTGGCTCAGCAAGGCATACATTTCCGGCAAACCGGAAGCGGCTGATTATGTTGGCCAGATACACGAACGCGGCGTGCTCGGTTCGGCCGATGTCGTGCAAGCGGTCAGCTGGTATCTGGCCAATTATCGACTCAATGAGGCCACCAGTTTGCTGCGGCTGTCGCTGTTGGTGGCCGCGCATCCGGAATGGACGGTGCTGAAAGACGAGCGACTGCAACTGTCACCCGTGCTTGGTCAAGCTGATGATGCCGCGATGCTGACGACGCTGCGGGCAGAGCTGGCTGCCGGTGATGCGACCGCGCTGCTCAGTTACGGTGTGTTGCAGTATCTGGGCGCGCGAGGCGTCAGCAAGGATCACAAAGCGGCATTTGCATCGTTCAAGGCCGCCGCCGACAAAGGTTCGGCTGACGCCCGTTTTCTGGTCGCTCGCCAGTACGCCAGTGGTGATGGTGTCGAAGCCAATCGGGTATTGGCGCTGCAAGGTCTGCAAGCGCTGGTCAATGAAAACCATCTGCTGGCGCAGGCGTATCTGGGGCACATGCTGCGCTTTGATTCCCTGACCGCGCGCAATGTTGGTGAAGCCGAGCGTTTGCTGACCACCGCAGCACAGCGCGGTTCAATCGGGGCGGCCAGCTTGCTCGCCTATCTCTACGAAACCGGCAAGGATTTCAGCAAGGACAACAAGAAGGCGTTCGAGCACCAGCTGCAGGCCGCTCGTGGCGGTATGCCGTTCGCCCAGAGCCAGGTCGCCGGCATGTATTTCTATGGTACCGGTGTGTCTGACGACAAGGCGGCGGCATCGGCGTGGCTGGCATTGAGCAAGCGTGTTGTCACGCCCAGCACCAGCTGGGAATCACGGCTGGAAAGCGAGCTGCGCGATAAAGATCGCAAACGGGCGACCCGCCTGCTTGGCGAGTTGCAGGCTCAGCAGCCGACTCCGCTGGCAGTGCTGCCAGCGCTGGCGGTGGGCAAGTAA
- a CDS encoding diguanylate cyclase domain-containing protein, with the protein MSTETDQQKAELRRLFARRLPGKLRQIAGYVQRLQTGEALTGLGGQLVVQLEHSIRSCESFGFAACARLLQQVENQCLNPEPANYAPLIQALAHLAEELDGKPSLAPAEPQATQMEAPATDNLALQPLWLALPEQERTMLAGQLALFGFAASTVPQDGGAPVALVAEANEVGDLRARYGDQLPPLIVVADDDQITARLLAIRQGAAAFLARPLDTAALIEAIDEVSPASAGEPPRVLIVEDSKSQSMHYNKVLKEAGCSTAVVNQPLKILEALHALQPELILLDMQMPECTGLELARVLRQMPGWRTVPVLFMSAEENPEKQAAAMAVSGDDFLLKPVRADELKKAVLTRIARSRMQLAQLNRDGLTGLLNLSAMAQAIDNQCAQASRTGEPLCFAQLDIDRLGPLNESAGHGAGDAVVRQLARLLGRRLRKSDTIGRLGGDRFGVLLPGCRGDDALRLIDAVRSDLAKHPLLHGGHTLAVKLSAGVAQHDGGAPGALRDAAEKALQWAKDAGGNSARLAS; encoded by the coding sequence ATGTCCACCGAAACCGACCAACAAAAAGCCGAATTGCGCCGGTTGTTTGCCCGCCGACTGCCGGGCAAGCTGCGCCAGATTGCCGGCTATGTGCAGCGCTTGCAGACCGGCGAAGCGCTGACCGGGCTAGGCGGCCAGCTGGTGGTGCAGCTTGAGCACAGCATCCGCAGTTGTGAAAGCTTTGGTTTTGCCGCCTGCGCCCGGCTGTTGCAGCAGGTGGAAAATCAGTGCCTGAACCCCGAGCCGGCAAATTACGCCCCGCTGATTCAGGCCCTGGCGCATCTGGCCGAGGAGCTCGACGGCAAGCCGAGTCTGGCTCCAGCCGAGCCGCAAGCGACCCAAATGGAAGCGCCAGCCACCGACAATCTGGCCTTGCAGCCGTTATGGCTGGCGCTGCCGGAACAGGAACGAACCATGCTGGCCGGCCAGCTGGCGCTGTTCGGCTTTGCCGCCAGCACGGTGCCGCAGGATGGCGGCGCGCCGGTTGCGCTGGTCGCGGAAGCCAATGAGGTGGGCGATTTGCGCGCCCGCTATGGCGACCAACTGCCGCCGCTGATCGTGGTAGCGGACGATGATCAGATCACCGCCCGCCTGCTGGCCATTCGCCAGGGCGCCGCGGCCTTTCTGGCGCGACCGCTGGACACCGCCGCGCTCATCGAAGCCATTGATGAGGTCAGCCCAGCCAGCGCCGGTGAGCCGCCGCGGGTACTGATTGTCGAAGACTCGAAGTCGCAGAGCATGCATTACAACAAGGTGCTCAAGGAGGCCGGTTGTTCGACGGCGGTGGTCAATCAGCCGCTGAAGATTCTCGAAGCGCTGCATGCGCTGCAGCCGGAACTGATCCTGCTCGACATGCAGATGCCGGAATGCACCGGGCTGGAATTGGCGCGCGTGCTGCGACAGATGCCGGGCTGGCGGACGGTGCCGGTGCTGTTCATGTCGGCGGAAGAAAACCCGGAGAAACAGGCTGCGGCGATGGCCGTGTCCGGCGATGATTTTCTGCTCAAGCCGGTGCGCGCTGATGAACTGAAAAAAGCCGTGTTGACCCGCATCGCCCGCAGCCGGATGCAGCTGGCCCAGCTGAACCGCGATGGCCTGACCGGCCTGCTGAACCTGTCGGCGATGGCCCAGGCCATCGACAACCAATGCGCCCAGGCCAGCCGCACCGGCGAGCCGCTCTGTTTTGCCCAGCTCGATATCGACCGGCTCGGTCCGCTCAATGAGAGCGCCGGCCATGGTGCCGGCGATGCCGTGGTCCGCCAGCTGGCGCGCCTGCTCGGCCGGCGACTGCGCAAGAGCGACACCATCGGCCGGCTCGGCGGCGACCGCTTTGGCGTGCTGTTGCCGGGCTGTCGTGGCGATGACGCGCTACGGCTGATCGACGCAGTCCGTTCCGATCTGGCGAAGCATCCGCTGCTGCACGGCGGCCATACTCTGGCAGTCAAGCTGTCCGCCGGCGTCGCCCAGCATGACGGCGGCGCTCCCGGCGCGCTGCGCGATGCCGCCGAAAAAGCCCTGCAGTGGGCCAAGGACGCTGGCGGCAACAGCGCTCGCTTAGCCAGCTGA
- the cutA gene encoding divalent-cation tolerance protein CutA has protein sequence MRPALTATEVTTMTDCFVRVCLTTVATEAAANYLAETLVNEGLAACVNILPSIVSYYRWQGELCRDNEWLLVLKSDAAHLPMLEQRLLALHPYQTPGFTVLPASHVSDGYGRWLHDNLK, from the coding sequence ATGCGTCCGGCCCTCACCGCAACGGAGGTCACCACCATGACCGATTGCTTTGTCCGGGTCTGCCTGACCACGGTCGCCACCGAGGCCGCCGCGAACTATTTGGCGGAAACCTTGGTCAATGAGGGCCTCGCGGCCTGCGTTAACATTTTGCCAAGCATCGTTTCCTATTATCGCTGGCAAGGTGAACTGTGCCGCGACAACGAATGGCTGCTCGTGCTGAAATCCGATGCCGCACATCTGCCAATGCTGGAGCAACGGCTGCTGGCGCTGCACCCTTACCAGACTCCCGGCTTTACTGTGCTGCCGGCCAGTCACGTCAGCGACGGCTATGGTCGCTGGCTGCATGACAACCTGAAATAA